The following proteins are encoded in a genomic region of Gimesia algae:
- a CDS encoding Gldg family protein, protein MLRNNVVLAVFKRNVQSYFSGVLGYLFIVVFVVAGAFAAFNQQFFANNQANLDQLSLWYPLLLLFIVPAITMGAWADEKKMGTDELLFTLPASDLEILMGKFLAVLAVYTIALLFSVTHVFVLWKIGNPDMGLMFTTYFGYWLAGASLLAAGMFASALTSSATVAFVLGTVICAIPIFIGQVAPTSDLIQSLSLVEQFQDFSTGVIPLGAVLYFISLAVMMLYLNRILITRRHWSAQQQNSMGLQYLVRTISLAVILISANVIVSYGSSRIDMTGEKVFSLSQTTKDLLSKIDEKNPITIEAFISPEVSREYVPIRKRLIGLLREYNQLGGKRLQVRFVDVEPFSKAEEEARLLNITPQQVQTERGGRAFVDTIFMGAVVKSGTDEVVIPFFNVGTPIEYELTRSIRTVSKDKRLTVGILNTDASIFGGMNMGTGGNQPPWLIVSELKKQYKVEQVSPDSPINETAYDVLIAVLPSSLTDPQLNHLVDYVKKGKPTLICDDPLPVYGGGRGIQNAPRMPKPSPGGGMFGMQQPPSTPKANEGRLTPLLNLLQVRWDNGQVVFDYFNPHPEFAEVVRPELIFISPKSGTAGAFSQNSNITSGLQEILTFFPGSIQPLPNMTMNFEPLLKTGPNSGLLSWGQITSPFFNSVRITQEPPRVIDKYGHVLAAHITSTEKSEAKDINVIFVADADLISDELFNIRERQAFGLKIDNVTFLLNCVDQLAGDDSYIKLRKRRSKLRTLTVVERETSVFVKERNAEREKATENADEKLKEARDRLKAERDKIIKDTTIDGNTKQQMLRMAEENESRRLEVDEANIEREKQRQIEKIKAQTERQIRTIEDRIRWYAILFPPFPAILLGICFLFFRLKNENQNISPDRRLKK, encoded by the coding sequence ATGTTGCGGAACAACGTTGTATTGGCCGTATTCAAGCGAAACGTACAGAGCTACTTTTCCGGAGTACTGGGTTATCTGTTTATCGTCGTGTTCGTTGTAGCCGGCGCATTTGCAGCTTTCAACCAGCAGTTCTTCGCGAACAATCAGGCGAACCTCGATCAATTAAGCCTGTGGTACCCGCTACTGCTGCTGTTCATTGTTCCCGCAATTACCATGGGTGCCTGGGCGGATGAGAAAAAAATGGGGACAGACGAACTGCTGTTTACCCTGCCTGCCTCCGACCTGGAAATCCTGATGGGAAAATTCCTGGCGGTGCTCGCTGTTTACACTATCGCCCTGCTGTTTTCCGTGACACATGTTTTTGTGCTCTGGAAGATCGGTAATCCCGATATGGGCCTGATGTTTACCACCTACTTTGGTTACTGGCTGGCGGGTGCATCGCTGCTGGCGGCAGGCATGTTCGCCTCGGCCCTCACCAGCAGTGCCACGGTCGCGTTTGTACTGGGAACCGTCATCTGTGCCATTCCGATTTTCATCGGGCAGGTTGCTCCCACAAGTGACCTGATTCAGAGCTTAAGCCTGGTGGAACAGTTCCAGGATTTCAGCACGGGGGTCATTCCGCTGGGAGCGGTTCTGTATTTTATTTCCCTGGCCGTGATGATGCTGTATCTGAACCGGATCCTGATTACGCGCCGGCACTGGAGTGCACAACAGCAGAACTCCATGGGGCTGCAGTACCTGGTCCGTACCATTTCACTCGCGGTTATTCTGATCAGTGCCAATGTCATCGTCTCCTATGGCAGCAGCCGCATCGATATGACGGGCGAAAAAGTTTTTAGTCTGTCGCAGACCACCAAAGATCTGCTCTCCAAGATTGATGAAAAAAATCCGATTACCATTGAAGCCTTCATCAGCCCGGAAGTCTCTCGCGAGTACGTCCCGATCCGCAAACGACTGATTGGTCTGCTGCGGGAATATAACCAGTTGGGCGGCAAACGGCTGCAGGTTCGATTTGTTGATGTCGAGCCCTTCAGTAAAGCGGAGGAAGAAGCCCGCCTGCTGAATATTACACCTCAACAGGTCCAGACTGAACGCGGCGGCCGTGCATTTGTCGATACGATTTTCATGGGTGCCGTTGTGAAAAGTGGCACCGATGAAGTGGTGATTCCCTTCTTCAATGTGGGCACCCCGATTGAATATGAGCTGACGCGTTCCATCCGTACGGTCTCAAAAGACAAACGTCTGACAGTCGGAATTCTCAACACCGATGCCAGTATCTTTGGCGGCATGAATATGGGCACGGGCGGCAACCAGCCTCCGTGGCTGATTGTCAGTGAGCTCAAGAAACAATACAAAGTCGAACAGGTCTCACCCGATTCTCCGATCAATGAAACGGCTTACGATGTATTGATCGCCGTATTGCCTTCCTCGCTGACAGATCCGCAGTTGAACCACCTCGTCGATTACGTCAAAAAAGGCAAACCAACGCTGATCTGTGATGACCCGCTACCCGTGTATGGCGGGGGACGAGGTATTCAGAATGCACCACGCATGCCCAAACCCAGTCCGGGTGGAGGCATGTTCGGGATGCAACAGCCACCATCAACGCCTAAAGCAAATGAAGGTCGTTTAACTCCACTGTTGAATCTGCTGCAAGTTCGCTGGGACAACGGTCAGGTTGTGTTTGACTACTTTAATCCTCATCCGGAATTTGCCGAAGTCGTGCGTCCCGAACTGATCTTCATCAGCCCCAAGAGTGGCACGGCAGGAGCCTTCAGCCAGAACAGCAATATCACCAGTGGCCTGCAGGAAATCCTGACTTTCTTTCCGGGCAGTATTCAGCCACTTCCCAATATGACAATGAATTTTGAACCCTTGCTGAAAACCGGTCCGAATTCGGGGCTGTTATCCTGGGGCCAAATCACAAGCCCCTTCTTCAACTCCGTCCGTATTACACAAGAACCGCCGCGCGTGATTGATAAATATGGGCATGTACTTGCCGCACATATTACTTCGACTGAGAAGTCCGAGGCAAAAGATATCAATGTCATCTTCGTCGCTGATGCCGACCTGATTTCAGATGAACTGTTCAACATCCGGGAACGTCAGGCCTTCGGTTTGAAAATTGATAACGTGACGTTTTTATTGAACTGTGTCGACCAGCTGGCCGGCGATGATTCCTATATCAAACTGCGTAAACGACGGTCTAAACTTCGCACACTGACTGTCGTTGAGCGAGAAACATCAGTGTTTGTGAAAGAACGGAATGCGGAACGCGAAAAAGCAACTGAAAATGCGGATGAAAAACTGAAAGAAGCCCGTGATCGCCTCAAAGCAGAACGTGATAAAATCATCAAGGACACCACCATCGACGGTAATACCAAACAGCAGATGCTGCGGATGGCCGAAGAAAATGAGAGTCGCCGGCTGGAAGTTGATGAAGCCAATATCGAACGTGAAAAACAGCGACAGATTGAAAAAATCAAAGCGCAGACGGAACGTCAGATTCGGACCATCGAAGACCGCATCCGCTGGTATGCGATCCTCTTCCCTCCGTTTCCCGCCATCCTGCTGGGGATCTGCTTCCTGTTTTTCAGACTGAAAAATGAAAACCAGAATATTTCTCCTGACCGGAGATTGAAGAAATAA
- a CDS encoding DUF4340 domain-containing protein: protein MNETTRTLTFAGIAAVALVAAYFADRASQPVQLTGYENVGEEFYPDYTDPTEAKSLRVVSYNEDLATLKVFNVEFKNGAWIIPSHHDYPADAEDELAETATSLVGVVRGALESRRKSDHERFGVIDPLDDSNTNLKGRGQRLTLSKEGGVALVDFIIGKEVPEQPNEYYVRKVDEDAVYRTKLKVDLSSEFSDWIEPDILKVDRDRLVEILISHYSIDEAQQKIVYESDKPEENVTVLTRKNSTTPWEMQGLDKATQQLNTADVNQLVNTLTDLKLQGIRPKSGDLAAGLKQSGSLKPKTQLDLFDLQSKGFVLARGPQGTPRLASNEGEVVLATNQGVVYSLYFGEIFTGSTLDIEVGNSNKKEDEKSDEKQDDAKSSDAKPSEKAESENGNDSALKTSRYLLVTVSFDPSFLGDPPQKPEAPEKPAGLKEKPETEKNEQDKKETDKKDAQADEKPTPEAAYENAMKAYQSQLKTYERKLKEYDDKVVKGKEQAQELNERFADWYYVISANSFEALKLKRKALVEPIEKPKADPAKPGTATPPFGKPVFPPADKKPEPAPAKKPAPAKSEAQKPAPGQPEKDASATAKKPATGKPASKPESAPKETPPEPKSVTPPKN, encoded by the coding sequence ATGAATGAAACGACACGAACACTGACATTTGCAGGAATCGCAGCGGTTGCCTTAGTCGCCGCCTATTTCGCTGACCGTGCTTCTCAACCGGTTCAACTGACCGGTTATGAAAATGTAGGGGAAGAATTCTACCCGGATTATACAGATCCGACAGAGGCCAAATCTCTGCGAGTGGTGAGCTACAATGAAGATCTAGCCACGTTGAAAGTCTTCAACGTCGAGTTCAAAAATGGTGCCTGGATCATTCCGTCCCATCACGACTATCCGGCGGACGCCGAGGATGAACTGGCGGAAACTGCCACCTCACTGGTGGGCGTCGTGCGGGGTGCCCTGGAGAGCCGGCGCAAGAGTGATCATGAACGCTTTGGTGTGATTGATCCCCTGGATGATTCCAATACCAACCTGAAGGGCCGCGGACAGAGACTGACTCTGTCCAAAGAAGGCGGCGTTGCTCTGGTGGACTTCATTATCGGAAAGGAAGTTCCCGAGCAGCCTAATGAATATTATGTTCGCAAAGTGGATGAAGACGCCGTATACCGCACGAAACTGAAAGTCGATCTCTCGTCCGAATTCTCCGACTGGATCGAGCCTGATATCCTGAAAGTAGACCGCGATCGACTGGTGGAAATTCTGATCAGCCACTATTCGATTGATGAAGCACAACAGAAAATCGTATACGAAAGTGACAAACCTGAAGAAAACGTAACGGTGCTCACTCGCAAAAACTCAACGACCCCCTGGGAAATGCAGGGCCTGGATAAAGCGACTCAACAGCTGAATACTGCCGACGTCAATCAGCTGGTGAATACCCTGACAGACTTGAAACTTCAGGGTATCCGCCCCAAGTCGGGCGATCTTGCGGCGGGACTCAAACAATCGGGATCTTTAAAACCAAAGACTCAACTCGATCTGTTTGATCTGCAGAGCAAAGGTTTTGTGCTGGCACGAGGTCCCCAGGGTACTCCACGGCTGGCTTCCAACGAAGGGGAAGTCGTTCTGGCTACCAATCAGGGCGTGGTGTACTCCCTGTACTTTGGCGAAATCTTCACGGGTAGCACTCTCGATATCGAAGTCGGTAACAGTAATAAAAAAGAGGATGAGAAATCAGACGAGAAACAGGATGATGCAAAATCCAGTGACGCCAAACCGTCTGAGAAAGCAGAGTCAGAAAACGGAAATGACAGTGCGCTGAAAACCAGCCGTTACCTGTTGGTGACAGTTTCATTCGATCCCTCCTTCCTCGGCGATCCGCCACAAAAGCCGGAAGCGCCTGAAAAACCAGCCGGCCTGAAAGAAAAACCGGAAACAGAAAAAAACGAGCAGGATAAAAAAGAGACCGATAAAAAAGACGCTCAGGCAGACGAGAAACCCACTCCGGAAGCCGCTTATGAAAATGCCATGAAAGCCTATCAGTCTCAACTGAAAACGTATGAGCGAAAACTGAAGGAATACGATGACAAGGTAGTCAAGGGGAAAGAACAGGCGCAAGAACTCAACGAGCGATTCGCAGACTGGTATTACGTCATCTCTGCAAACAGCTTCGAAGCCTTGAAATTGAAGCGTAAAGCCTTGGTGGAACCGATCGAAAAACCGAAAGCGGATCCAGCCAAACCAGGTACAGCGACACCCCCGTTTGGCAAACCGGTATTTCCACCAGCGGATAAAAAACCAGAACCAGCGCCTGCTAAAAAACCGGCTCCCGCAAAATCAGAGGCGCAGAAACCCGCGCCGGGACAACCTGAGAAAGATGCGTCTGCCACAGCGAAAAAACCCGCTACTGGAAAACCAGCCAGCAAACCCGAGTCCGCGCCAAAAGAGACTCCCCCCGAGCCGAAATCGGTAACACCACCCAAAAACTGA
- a CDS encoding thioredoxin family protein, translating to MKRLPKQIQWVFIGFSIVALVGISIELSKADTKTADTIKWHTDLESAHQASLKSNKPVLIVFDASWCTYCRKLEQETLSDPRMSRYLNQAFEPVHLDFDKDRKIADVLKVKSIPCTVVLSSEADLLARQVGYAKVPKYHSMLEKARKLQAVIHHIEYSDSQ from the coding sequence ATGAAAAGACTTCCCAAACAGATTCAATGGGTTTTTATTGGTTTTTCGATCGTTGCCCTGGTCGGCATTTCAATCGAATTATCGAAAGCCGATACTAAGACTGCAGATACGATCAAGTGGCATACCGATCTGGAATCGGCTCATCAGGCCTCACTGAAGAGCAATAAGCCTGTTTTGATCGTGTTTGATGCCAGCTGGTGCACTTACTGCCGCAAACTGGAACAGGAGACGCTTTCCGATCCACGAATGTCCCGCTACCTGAATCAGGCGTTTGAGCCCGTCCATCTGGATTTCGACAAAGACCGTAAAATTGCCGATGTTTTGAAGGTCAAATCGATCCCCTGCACAGTGGTTTTGAGTTCAGAAGCAGATCTGCTGGCCCGCCAGGTAGGTTATGCCAAAGTTCCCAAATACCATTCCATGCTGGAAAAAGCTCGCAAATTGCAGGCTGTGATCCACCATATCGAATACTCGGACAGTCAGTGA
- the panC gene encoding pantoate--beta-alanine ligase gives MSDLTLETVSEIPALRERVKSRRQQGATIGFVPTMGALHAGHTSLIEAAGADCDFVVVSIFVNPTQFGPDEDFEKYPRVLEQDLAKCAAAGADLVWTPDTSSMYPDGFSTHVTVKALSRILEGATRTNHFQGVTTVVTKLLLSCLPDIAYFGAKDFQQQAIIRRMCLDLNIPVEIKTCPIIRDTDGLALSSRNAYLSAAEREAGLSLSRALRLAEEKIAAGETDLEQIKTAMHELLQATPLLKLDYATIVDPMTLEDITTIQPAMVALIAAWVGATRLIDNCQINPASPG, from the coding sequence ATGTCTGATCTGACTCTGGAAACGGTGAGTGAGATTCCTGCGCTGCGGGAGCGGGTCAAATCGCGTCGTCAGCAGGGCGCAACAATCGGCTTTGTGCCCACCATGGGTGCGCTGCATGCGGGACATACCAGTCTCATTGAAGCAGCCGGGGCTGACTGTGATTTTGTCGTCGTCTCAATCTTTGTCAACCCGACCCAGTTTGGACCTGATGAAGACTTTGAAAAATACCCGCGCGTGCTGGAACAGGATCTGGCAAAATGTGCGGCGGCCGGCGCGGACCTCGTGTGGACCCCGGATACCAGCAGCATGTACCCTGACGGGTTTTCAACGCATGTGACTGTCAAGGCACTCTCGCGCATCCTGGAAGGAGCCACCCGCACCAATCATTTCCAGGGTGTGACCACTGTTGTCACCAAGCTGCTGTTAAGCTGCCTGCCGGATATCGCTTATTTTGGCGCGAAAGATTTCCAGCAACAGGCCATTATTCGCAGGATGTGCCTCGATTTGAACATTCCCGTAGAGATCAAAACCTGTCCCATTATCCGCGATACAGACGGGCTGGCACTTAGCAGCCGGAACGCCTATCTTTCTGCAGCAGAGCGCGAAGCAGGCTTATCCCTTTCCCGCGCCCTGCGACTGGCGGAAGAAAAAATCGCTGCCGGCGAAACGGATCTCGAGCAGATCAAAACTGCCATGCATGAGCTGTTACAGGCCACGCCGTTATTAAAACTGGACTACGCCACCATCGTTGATCCCATGACACTGGAAGACATCACCACCATTCAACCCGCGATGGTCGCGCTGATTGCAGCCTGGGTCGGCGCCACTCGTTTGATCGATAACTGCCAGATCAATCCCGCTTCTCCAGGCTGA
- a CDS encoding sigma-70 family RNA polymerase sigma factor has product MTNNDQYLIQECLAGRTEAFDQLVLKYQDRLFRTLVRILGSSDDARDAAQEGFTQAFFKLKTFRGTAAFYSWLFRISFNAAITQKRKTKRTSTTIDPQDNPASTWLVDTHPENHPPEVAELAERKKLVHQALNELQEEYRTPLILRELEGMSYGEIAEITEIPLGTVRSRIFRGRNELKQKLSTLFQDEPVTRVSESDHESSISETK; this is encoded by the coding sequence GTGACCAACAATGATCAATACCTGATTCAAGAATGTTTGGCAGGTCGTACCGAGGCGTTTGATCAACTGGTTCTGAAATATCAGGACCGCCTGTTTCGAACCCTGGTGCGGATTCTGGGCTCCAGCGATGATGCGCGCGATGCCGCCCAGGAAGGTTTTACCCAGGCCTTTTTTAAATTGAAAACGTTCCGAGGGACAGCCGCCTTTTATTCCTGGCTGTTTCGCATTTCTTTTAATGCCGCGATTACTCAGAAACGAAAAACCAAACGAACCTCCACAACAATTGATCCACAAGACAATCCGGCCAGTACCTGGCTGGTCGATACACACCCCGAAAACCATCCTCCCGAAGTCGCGGAACTCGCTGAGCGAAAAAAACTGGTTCATCAGGCATTGAACGAGCTACAGGAAGAATATCGCACGCCTTTAATCCTGCGGGAACTGGAAGGCATGTCGTACGGGGAAATTGCCGAAATTACGGAGATCCCATTAGGAACCGTCAGGAGCCGAATTTTCAGAGGAAGGAATGAACTAAAACAGAAGCTGAGCACGTTGTTTCAGGATGAACCTGTGACACGTGTTTCCGAGTCTGACCATGAGTCATCGATAAGTGAAACCAAATGA
- a CDS encoding anti-sigma factor family protein, translating into MSSQPPFNENLSAYFDHEVSPEERLELESHLEQSSAARQELHELGELSRLLQETATESAPPELAPSIRRRIEQETLLASPETVPVKRVPSMLRYRIAVAISACSSVAALVLFVLLLNTSPPETTWQLSQADHMVLQPTAESSFGTMGDQDKKLVSARSNQFNIQTGTDIGPAGQPHPVSSVELQLDKRELQLPKVEVEEKLVMQSPNEKSSADFSVHNTLTELNSAVKQHKSPAQGLAASTGIPSHIPLDSIRIGDVLPYFRDIDGKVAVIEVRVVDVKQALGTMELLLAQNNIPVDQQKQSEVERQLQRTQSLEYSTADSKQLAGQSKSETDQQLFAVYVEATDAQLASTLEEFQRDLKQDQMLSLALQPAITEQSLKEEVASLPQLLARQPETKQERPAAKSTSSALLPEVENSDQYSKNPTGPKTVTERLAQTKPPAKGIPQRSYQMRYRMQVPAENEPDLKQMARSNLLKKKDSEHPFKSATDAPLMASKPLDDSPAMPRLVPQNSAGKLLSEAPVKVLFVFKNPETPALPTAPQ; encoded by the coding sequence ATGAGCAGCCAACCCCCCTTTAACGAAAATCTGTCCGCCTACTTCGATCATGAAGTTTCCCCCGAGGAACGTCTTGAGTTGGAGTCACATCTGGAGCAGTCCAGTGCCGCGCGACAGGAACTGCACGAGCTCGGCGAACTCTCCCGCCTGCTGCAGGAGACCGCGACGGAATCGGCGCCTCCCGAACTGGCGCCTTCCATTCGTCGTCGCATTGAACAGGAAACCCTGCTTGCTTCCCCCGAAACAGTACCGGTCAAACGCGTACCATCAATGTTGCGTTACCGGATTGCCGTCGCCATCAGCGCCTGCTCTTCCGTGGCTGCGCTGGTCTTATTTGTGTTGCTGTTGAATACCAGCCCCCCGGAAACCACCTGGCAACTCTCGCAGGCAGATCATATGGTACTGCAACCAACTGCAGAATCTTCCTTCGGCACAATGGGCGATCAGGATAAAAAACTGGTTTCTGCTCGATCAAATCAATTCAATATCCAGACAGGAACAGATATTGGACCAGCCGGCCAGCCGCATCCTGTTTCCTCAGTCGAACTTCAGTTGGACAAGCGGGAATTGCAGCTCCCTAAAGTGGAAGTGGAAGAGAAACTGGTAATGCAGTCTCCGAACGAAAAATCGTCTGCCGACTTTTCCGTGCATAATACGCTGACTGAACTGAATTCCGCAGTAAAACAACACAAATCGCCAGCGCAGGGTCTGGCTGCCTCTACAGGGATTCCCAGCCATATTCCGCTGGATTCGATCCGCATTGGAGATGTGTTGCCTTACTTCCGGGATATTGACGGCAAAGTGGCTGTGATCGAAGTTCGCGTCGTCGATGTCAAACAGGCTCTGGGAACGATGGAACTCCTGTTGGCACAAAACAATATCCCCGTCGATCAACAGAAACAGTCGGAAGTCGAGCGTCAACTGCAGCGCACACAATCGCTGGAATATAGTACTGCAGACTCTAAACAACTGGCTGGCCAAAGCAAATCTGAGACGGACCAGCAGTTATTTGCTGTCTACGTGGAAGCCACCGATGCACAACTGGCTTCCACTCTGGAAGAATTTCAACGGGACCTCAAACAAGATCAGATGCTGAGCCTCGCATTGCAGCCGGCGATTACAGAACAATCCCTCAAAGAAGAAGTGGCCAGCCTGCCTCAACTGCTGGCTCGGCAGCCTGAAACAAAACAAGAACGTCCTGCAGCGAAGTCAACTTCTTCAGCGCTGCTGCCTGAAGTAGAGAATTCTGACCAGTACAGTAAGAATCCGACAGGCCCTAAAACTGTAACGGAGAGACTTGCACAAACCAAACCTCCGGCCAAAGGTATTCCGCAACGCTCTTACCAGATGCGCTACCGGATGCAGGTTCCTGCTGAGAATGAACCTGATCTTAAGCAGATGGCGCGATCCAACCTGCTTAAGAAAAAGGATTCTGAGCATCCATTCAAATCAGCAACGGATGCGCCCCTGATGGCGTCTAAGCCTCTCGACGACAGTCCTGCAATGCCCCGCCTGGTTCCGCAAAATTCCGCCGGAAAATTGCTCTCAGAGGCACCCGTTAAAGTCCTGTTTGTCTTTAAAAATCCGGAAACTCCCGCGCTCCCCACCGCTCCCCAGTAA
- a CDS encoding SMP-30/gluconolactonase/LRE family protein: MKTIRFTCMILATCVLSLYQPELSAQDSTNYPTLGEVVRVDPGLDDLLDKNARIEVLSSGFDWTEGPVWMGNATDGFLLFSDIPRNSVMKWKEGAGASLFMKPSGYTGVTPYGSEPGCNGLFLDPQGRLVSCEHGDRRVSVLTKEGGKRTLVDNYMGKRLNSPNDGVFKSNGDLYFTDPPYGLPNRYDDPRRELDFCGVYRLATDGTLTLLTKEMTRPNGIAFSPDEKTLYVAQSDPEAALWKAFPVNKDGTLGASKVFYDVTDKVGKLPGLPDGLKTDVNGNLFATGPGGCYIFTPEGKLLGRISTGERTANCAWGNDGTVLYLTADTYLVRIPTKTKGRVGSAK, from the coding sequence ATGAAAACCATTAGATTCACCTGCATGATTCTAGCAACCTGCGTTTTGAGCCTTTATCAGCCAGAACTATCTGCTCAGGATTCCACCAATTATCCCACGCTGGGAGAAGTCGTCCGCGTCGATCCCGGCCTGGATGATCTCCTGGACAAGAATGCCCGGATTGAGGTTCTCTCGTCCGGCTTCGACTGGACGGAAGGCCCGGTCTGGATGGGAAATGCCACGGACGGATTTCTGTTGTTTTCTGACATTCCCCGCAACTCTGTCATGAAATGGAAAGAAGGGGCAGGGGCATCACTGTTCATGAAACCCTCTGGTTACACGGGAGTCACTCCCTACGGATCTGAACCAGGCTGCAATGGTCTGTTTCTCGATCCCCAAGGCCGCCTGGTGTCCTGTGAGCACGGTGACCGCCGCGTCTCTGTTTTGACCAAAGAAGGCGGCAAACGAACGCTGGTTGATAACTACATGGGCAAGCGGTTAAACAGTCCCAATGATGGTGTCTTCAAATCCAACGGCGATCTGTATTTCACGGATCCCCCTTACGGACTGCCCAACCGCTATGACGACCCGCGACGTGAACTGGATTTCTGTGGCGTCTATCGCCTGGCGACGGATGGCACACTGACATTACTGACCAAAGAGATGACACGTCCGAACGGGATTGCGTTTTCACCCGATGAAAAAACATTGTATGTTGCCCAGTCTGATCCCGAGGCGGCACTCTGGAAAGCGTTCCCCGTCAATAAAGACGGCACACTGGGAGCGAGCAAAGTCTTTTATGATGTCACTGACAAAGTCGGCAAACTGCCTGGTCTGCCTGATGGACTCAAAACAGACGTTAATGGAAATCTGTTTGCCACCGGACCAGGAGGCTGTTACATCTTCACTCCTGAAGGCAAACTGCTGGGACGCATCAGTACGGGCGAACGGACAGCCAACTGTGCCTGGGGGAACGATGGTACGGTTCTGTATCTGACCGCAGACACCTACCTGGTTCGGATTCCCACAAAAACCAAAGGACGCGTTGGTTCTGCGAAATAA
- the gmhB gene encoding D-glycero-beta-D-manno-heptose 1,7-bisphosphate 7-phosphatase — MSKSLFLDRDGVINVEKDYLHRIQDFEFIDGIFDLCQAAAEAGYLLIIITNQSGIARGYYTEHQFQQLMTWVVAEFSRHQLSITDYFYCPHHPTKGTGHFRVDCNCRKPRPQMLLDAAQKYDLDLSQSIIVGDKLTDIQAGQAAHIGTKALVGTGHAVSHADQLAADVYADTLTELKTRLFPATPEND; from the coding sequence TTGTCCAAGTCATTGTTTCTCGATCGTGATGGAGTGATCAACGTAGAAAAGGACTACCTGCACCGGATTCAGGATTTCGAATTCATTGACGGCATCTTCGATCTGTGTCAGGCAGCGGCAGAGGCAGGTTACCTGCTGATTATTATTACCAATCAGTCGGGGATCGCCCGTGGGTATTACACAGAACATCAATTTCAACAGTTGATGACCTGGGTCGTCGCTGAATTTTCCCGACACCAGCTGAGCATCACCGATTATTTCTACTGTCCCCATCATCCCACCAAAGGCACAGGCCATTTCCGCGTTGACTGCAACTGTCGCAAACCCAGGCCGCAAATGCTGCTGGATGCGGCTCAGAAATATGACCTGGATCTGTCGCAGTCGATCATCGTAGGAGATAAACTGACAGATATCCAGGCGGGACAGGCCGCCCACATTGGCACGAAGGCGCTGGTGGGAACCGGACATGCAGTGAGCCATGCAGATCAACTGGCGGCCGACGTGTATGCGGATACGTTAACCGAGTTAAAAACACGTTTATTTCCGGCAACGCCCGAGAACGACTGA
- a CDS encoding NAD-dependent epimerase/dehydratase family protein, which translates to MPNQTRVIGVIGARSPVGQCLLSNEVPHRADRNEQFVAFTRGDLPEEQNTGVPVRWRHLVDAPELPDQRETITDWICLAPIWVASEHFELLSEYGARRIVVLSSTSRFTKTESIDAGEQQTAQQLIEGEAALQNWAEAQQISWVILRPTLIYGFGRDKNIASVVRFIRRWKCFPLLGKAHGKRQPIHAADVATASLQALRTETVANQAYNISGAETLTYREMIERVFLALQLKPRFVRIPLLLFRAGIAVVRNLPRFRHLTAGMAERMNADLVFDHSEAQQDFGFQPRPFELQSDDVASP; encoded by the coding sequence ATGCCGAACCAGACGCGTGTGATTGGAGTCATCGGAGCCAGGAGTCCAGTCGGTCAGTGCCTGCTCTCAAATGAAGTCCCGCATCGTGCGGACCGCAACGAACAGTTTGTGGCTTTCACCAGAGGAGACCTCCCGGAGGAGCAGAATACGGGGGTACCGGTTCGGTGGCGGCATTTAGTCGATGCTCCAGAATTGCCCGATCAACGAGAGACAATTACAGACTGGATTTGCCTGGCACCGATCTGGGTCGCATCCGAACACTTTGAACTGTTATCTGAGTATGGAGCACGCCGGATTGTCGTCTTAAGCTCCACAAGCCGCTTTACCAAAACGGAATCGATTGACGCCGGCGAACAACAGACGGCTCAGCAGCTGATTGAGGGCGAAGCCGCTTTGCAAAACTGGGCGGAAGCTCAGCAGATCTCCTGGGTAATCCTGCGACCGACTTTGATTTATGGATTTGGCCGCGATAAAAATATTGCCTCTGTCGTCAGGTTCATCCGGCGCTGGAAATGTTTTCCGCTACTGGGCAAAGCGCATGGAAAACGACAGCCAATTCATGCAGCCGATGTCGCAACCGCCAGCCTGCAGGCACTACGAACTGAGACTGTCGCAAACCAGGCCTATAACATTTCCGGAGCGGAAACGCTGACTTACCGCGAAATGATTGAGCGAGTCTTTCTGGCTCTGCAGCTGAAACCACGCTTTGTGCGGATCCCGTTGCTGCTGTTTCGCGCGGGGATCGCAGTCGTTCGCAATTTGCCCCGCTTCCGACATCTGACTGCGGGTATGGCCGAACGCATGAATGCTGATCTGGTCTTTGATCATTCTGAGGCACAGCAGGACTTCGGTTTTCAACCCCGTCCGTTTGAACTGCAGAGTGATGATGTAGCGAGCCCGTAA